A genomic region of Xiphophorus couchianus chromosome 9, X_couchianus-1.0, whole genome shotgun sequence contains the following coding sequences:
- the ttc22 gene encoding tetratricopeptide repeat protein 22 — protein sequence METDNSEDIESLIEDMQYIPGHFHLELNLNCDPVGPANLRFRDTYLKQDSLQAELEVEVGYLQYAVRNLLGLLAFHLEQLDRAEEIFRSICKEDPGNLNAWANLGFVYDTQGREVDAEECVDKVSCLMGMNSGDDSQEETRLLAARCLAEQAYVYPYDVELDSDDNLREKLMSSLSLYSKALHYGGHLIPTGEKRSWYFKMAAIYVRLDQIIRTKDDSEHSRLFHYNKGLRLLKETLESETKQHKALAWCYVGIMLERQDEFSSIPMSIHDCGFSASDPLSCYGTAMDLASDDTIILNLLAKIIFLLGKHEMATGICNMALNVLPDPELNWQAYCTRAKINVVLYANELENAKLGIGGAPDRQKLAEARKDLDRVLTVRPCLRTHLEMAQVFYYMGVDALQESLMVDESSINHALVSLSNALQFKPGDSLPDLHVLRGRCLLIKGEEQNAAECFKQAMELERPGSTDTTALHCLLRTLLNVFMQQGSDPSSVITQLEMWVNKAEERYPQDTVKSELRALYRTHTEEVTELSKTLIRIGRLGLVKRLLETVVPRQLAERKPLSRSFSIT from the exons ATGGAAACAGACAACTCAGAGGACATTGAGTCCCTGATTGAGGACATGCAGTACATCCCTGGCCACTTCCACCTGGAGCTAAATCTTAACTGTGATCCTGTTGGGCCTGCGAATCTGCGATTCAGAGACACTTACCTGAAACAGGACAGCCTGCAAGCTGAGCTGGAGGTTGAAGTGGGATATCTGCAGTACGCTGTTCGAAATCTACTGGGGCTACTGGCGTTTCACCTGGAACAGCTGGACAGAGCTGAGGAAATATTCAG GAGCATCTGCAAGGAGGACCCTGGGAATCTCAATGCCTGGGCCAACCTGGGCTTTGTGTATGACACACAGGGGAGAGAGGTGGATGCAGAGGAATGTGTGGACAAGGTCTCCTGTCTCATGGGAATGAACTCTGGAGACGATTCCCAGGAGGAGACCAGGCTACTAGCAGCACGATGTCTGGCTGAGCAGGCGTACGTGTATCCATATGACGTGGAGCTGGACAGCGACGACAACTTGAGGGAGAAGCTGATGTCATCGCTGTCGCTTTATAGCAAAGCTTTGCATTATGGGGGTCACCTG ATACCAACCGGGGAAAAACGAAGCTGGtattttaaaatggcagctATTTATGTAAG ACTGGACCAGATCATAAGAACCAAAGATGATTCTGAACACTCAAGACTCTTCCACTACAATAAGGGACTGAGGCTCCTAAAGGAAACACTGGAATCTGAGACAAAGCAGCACAAAG CTTTAGCCTGGTGTTACGTTGGCATCATGTTGGAAAGACAGGACGAATTTTCCTCCATCCCCATGTCAATACATGACTGTGGTTTCTCAGCCTCTGATCCCCTGTCTTGCTATGGAACC GCCATGGATTTGGCTAGTGATGATACAATCATCCTGAACCTTCTTGCCAAAATTATCTTTTTGCTGGGCAAACATGAAATGGCCACAGGGATCTGCAACATGGCTCTAAATGTTCTGCCAGATCCAGAGCTCAACTGGCAGGCGTACTGCACACGGGCAAAG ATTAACGTCGTCCTATATGCCAACGAACTTGAGAATGCAAAACTTGGAATAGGAGGAGCTCCAGATCGCCAGAAGCTAGCTGAAGCTAGAAAAGACTTGGACAGGGTGCTGACAGTACGTCCGTGTTTGAGGACTCATCTGGAAATGGCACAG GTATTCTATTACATGGGAGTCGATGCACTCCAAGAGAGCCTTATGGTGGACGAAAGCTCAATAAACCATGCTTTGGTGAGTCTGTCCAATGCCCTACAGTTCAAGCCAGGAGACAGCTTACCGGACCTCCATGTGCTCAGAGGACGCTGCCTTTTAATAAAAGGCGAAGAGCAGAATGCTGCAGAGTGCTTCAAGCAGGCAATGGAGTTAGAGAGGCCAGGGAGCACTGACACCACAGCTCTACACTGCCTCCTACGGACGCTCCTGAATGTATTTATGCAACAAGGTTCTGACCCCAGTTCTGTCATCACTCAGCTGGAGATGTGGGTGAACAAGGCAGAAGAGCGATATCCTCAGGATACTGTAAAATCAGAACTCAGGGCTCTTTacagaacacacacagaagAGGTCACAGAGTTGTCCAAGACTCTGATCAGGATAGGACGCTTGGGCCTGGTGAAAAGGCTGCTGGAAACCGTTGTGCCCAGACAGCTTGCTGAGAGAAAACCTCTGAGTCGGTCTTTTTCAATTACTTGA